One Triticum dicoccoides isolate Atlit2015 ecotype Zavitan chromosome 3B, WEW_v2.0, whole genome shotgun sequence genomic window, TGTGGCAGCTCCAAATCGTGCCCACGGGAGCTCTCCTTCCAAAGGGGTCTTCTTCCTCCACCTTCCCCCGAGTACACCTCCTCCTCCCATCTTCTTTCTCTAAGCCTCTCCCACCACCGCACCAACCGGTCCACCAACNNNNNNNNNNNNNNNNNNNNNNNNNNNNNNNNNNNNNNNNNNNNNNNNNNNNNNNNNNNNNNNNNNNNNNNNNNNNNNNNNNNNNNNNNNNNNNNNNNNNNNNNNNNNNNNNNNNNNNNNNNNNNNNNNNNNNNNNNNNNNNNNNNNNNNNNNNNNNNNNNNNNNNNNNNNNNNNNNNNNNNNNNNNNNNNNNNNNNNNNNNNNNNNNNNNNNNNNNNNNNNNNNNNNNNNNNNNNNNNNNNNNNNNNNNNNNNNNNNNNNNNNNNNNNNNNNNNNNNNNNNNNNNNNNNNNNNNNNNNNNNNNNNNNNNNNNNNNNNNNNNNNNNNNNNNNNNNNNNNTATTACCTCGGAGGTTCGGCCCGACTTCGCACCATAGATCCACATAGCTAGAGGCGGTCATGATTCGTAGCCCGAGTCACGATTCCAATGAGGTGGACCACGTGGCTAGGAGCCATGACCTCCCGTACACACCAAAGCCAACACGCCTCGCTTGGAGCACCGCCTCGGGCCATGGCTCTTGCCTCCAATGGCCGGGGCATGTGGAGGCACTCCGGCGCGGCATCGGCCTCTTGCCAGCTTTACAGGTTGGTCTAGGATGGAGATGATGGAGTGAGAGGAGGGAtacactgacgggtgggccctttGTATATAGTTTAACAGTTCAGTCAAACATGTGTGAATTTTCTTTGGCGCGTTAGCACTGACAGTCATGATGTCAGATTTTGCATCAAAACGTGGTCGAGTGGGTTTTTAGTGCTTTTGGCAAAAAAATCTATTGTTTTTGCAAATTGTTATCAAAACAGTGTATTTTTCTTTATTCATCGTGCACAACAAGCACTGGAACGGTATTATTTTTTACGACGAGTCGCCACCTTTGCAGCGGTTGCTAGACAAGGTTCTTGTCAAGGGTAGAGCTTGGAGGACAGCGGGATTGTTGAGAATACCGGATTTAGATCTCTTCTTCTCGTAGATTTAAATGTGGGTGTCGAATGAGACGTAGGTTTATGTGTTAGCGTGAAGTGGACGGGTGTGTTGTAACACCCTCGGTGGAGGGCTCTTGTACCATTTTTCTCTCTCTCAATATATATGATGTGCATGCTATGTGTATTTTCGAGAGAGAAAAAGGTGGTTTTTGGCAATTTACTCTCCCAGTCCCGACGCCGCGGTCACAGCCGCAGCCGACTGGACGCCGCAAGCCGCGCAGCGCCGGTGAAGAGCCGGACCTGTCACCTCCTCCGCTCCCGTCAGTTCCGGCCACTTCACCGCGAGCCCCGCTGGCCCTCAAAGGCCTCAACATGGCAGGTCTGCTGCTGCGTGGGTTCATCCGGATCCAGCCCCGTGCGCCAATGACCGCCGCCGGTGGAGCCGCGCTCTTCTACGCCTCGTGGCCCTCGTCGCCCCGCACCGTCGTACGAGACCAAACTCTAGACTCGCCCCCATTTATCCTCCACTTTGCTTCGTCCATCTCGAGGCGTCCCTAACTGAGGGGAGAAACCAAGGTTTTGTATGCCTCACCGTGGCCCATGATTGCAGGCGCACCTGGAGGTGAGGGGGGAGCAGGCCGCTGCTGAAGTTGGTGAGCTGCAGCCCCGTTCGTTTTAAATCTCTTTCGACCTAGATCTCCCGGCTCCTGATTGTGTGCATTAACCAAAATTTACATCTCTGCTTATTTATATCTTTTTTGTCATATTATATGCCATCTCTGATGCACGCTTCTGAGTTTGAGGCCAGGTGTGCATTCAGAAGGACAGAACTCCACAATTATTTAGAACAACATGAACTCAGACGAATTATGTAGGCGGATTAACCTCAGTAGAGTGCATTGAGGGCAAACCGGAAACAATCTCGTATTTTCATGTATTCATCAGAGGCTCAATGATTTAATTTTACAAACGAAAACTTATCtttttgcaaaagaaaaaaaacgcAATCAAGCTGTACTAAGTTGGGGTCCTAACACCTTACTTTGTGATTCTCAGTAGGAAAAATATCTGTATCAGCTGTCAGGATCACCTTTTCCTGCCCTTGATTAATGCTTGTCTAGTTAATCTATACTGCTGTGACTGCATGTGACGCTAATAATATAATTCCACAGTCCTGTTAAAAAATAAGTACGCATTTGTATTTGTTTCAGAAttatcaaagaagagttgtatcccATGCAATTCAAAGTATCTACATGCCATGTCAGAAGATTCTGCTAAAAAGTCACTTGAACAGGTTTCTTTCTCATACTTTGTTATAGTGAAGAACTTGATTAAGACCTGTGCTATTCCATTGATTGACCCCTTAAAACAGGTGACTGGTTGGGAACTGAAAAATGAAGGTGACATATTGAAATTACACAGAGCATGGAAGGTGAAGAATTTTGTAAAAGGGCTTGAGTTCTTTCAGCTTGTTGCTGCTCTTGCTGAGGAAGAAGGTCTCTTCTTTTCCTCTGTTCTACATATTCACATTGTCCCATTTGTCAAATTCAATAAAAAAAATGTTGGAAAGTTTCTAATGTCCAACTGACTTCCTGTCCTACAGACCTCAATCCTCATTATAATGGAATTTAAGAATATCATTGGCACATACATACCGCAGCAAGTCGATGTGTACTGCTAATAATTATATGCTTAGTACCCCAGTATCTTCAGTTCTTCACAGTGATATTAATCGTTTGCATTCTTAACTGAATTCCACATAAATATACATCATAGCTACCCAGCCCTCGCCAAACCTGGGACCTCCTAAACAAATGTTATCAACGAATGTCTTGAAGGTTACAGAAGATATATTTACCCTTATTTATCCGTGGTTGTGATAATCAAACTACTTTTGTTCAAACTTTGCTACGTATGTGTTGTATTTGTTCAAGTTACATGCTGCAATTCCATTTAGCGTGATGAGAGATTTTATTTTACATTTCTAAAGGAAAATGCTACTGAAATTGGTCATGATTTTTTTTAGTACACTCAGAATCCAACAAttttcttggcatgtcttgttTGTTCGCTTCAGTAACAATCTGGGCAAAGTATGTTTAAACGGGTATGCTTTCTCAGGTCACCACCCAGATCTTCATCTCGTCAGTTGGAACAATGTGAAAATCGATGTCTGGACTCATTCAGTCAGTAAGTGTTTCATATGGTTATTTTGGCTAATTTATTTTGACTTCACATTTACTCTAGGATTTCACGGACTGTCTTTTAGTCAAATCTCTCTTTAAAAATTTGAGTACTCGCCTCACTACTTTTCACAATGAATCTTATCAATAACTACCTATGTTGATTTCTGAGAAAAACGTAGCAGCATTGTTATAGTAGATTATTAAATCCCTGGGACCTAGTAAACCAAATTTTGTGCCGTAGTATTATTATTCTGAACAGGGACGGTTTACTAGCTATTCATTTGCTTTTTTAGGAACACTGACAGGTTGACAGTGGTATGATGTATGACCTAACTTTTAAGCAGCAAGCCAAATGATCATGTTCAAAACATTTGCCGCTCATGCTTCAATGATTATTCCCATGGTTGTTAATTTTGTTAATATCATGATAAAGTACTTTAGATGTTATGAATGTATTGATCATATCGGGTACTTTAGATGTTATGAATGTATTGATGATATCGGGTTCAAAATCTTTTGAGCATGCAAAATTCATAGATACTTAGGTGCTTGCTGCCTATTGGCAGTTAGGCGTTGTCATGATAAAAAATGCGTATTTCTTATAGTGAAATTTGATCAACTTAAAATGAAAAGAACGAGCCATAAAAAACTGGTTCATTCATCATGAACCAGTGCTAAAAAACACAAGCAAAATAAAGGACTCACCAAGATGTTTTTTTATAATTATTTATTTATCGTGGTATCAGGAGGTTTAACAGATAATGACTTCATCCTT contains:
- the LOC119279572 gene encoding uncharacterized protein LOC119279572, whose protein sequence is MCIFEREKGGFWQFTLPVPTPRSQPQPTGRRKPRSAGEEPDLSPPPLPSVPATSPRAPLALKGLNMAGLLLRGFIRIQPRAPMTAAGGAALFYASWPSSPRTVAHLEVRGEQAAAEVELSKKSCIPCNSKYLHAMSEDSAKKSLEQVTGWELKNEGDILKLHRAWKVKNFVKGLEFFQLVAALAEEEGHHPDLHLVSWNNVKIDVWTHSVRGLTDNDFILAAKINELKLEGLLSKKKATSQE